The Streptomyces sp. NBC_00224 genome contains the following window.
CGGTGGGCCTCGGGCGTCTCCTTCGGACCGGGCGAGCTGTACGCGATGATCAGCTCGCGCAGCAGCGGCCCCACCGCCAGGACCGCGGGCCGGGCCAGAGCCAGCGGATCGCGGTCCACCGGAACGCCGACGGTGTGCAGGGCGGTCTCGCCGTACGCCCGGTGCTCGTGCGGCGTCCCGGCCGGCACCCAGATCGCCCGGGTGGCCGGGGCGACCCAACTGCCCGCGTCCGTCGTCACCGACAGGACGCCCCGGCCCGCGTAGACGACCTGGTGCACGTCGTGGTGGTGCGCCCGCACCCCCGTACCCGGCGCGAGGTATCTGGTCGTGGTGGGGATGTGCGGCGGACCGTGGCGGAATATCGGCACAGCCCGGCACTTTATCGGAAGCCCGCCGACGGGCCGGGCTCGCAGGATCGAGGGGTGACGACGACAGCGCAGCCACCGGGCTCCACCGAACGACCGTCCGCGATATCCGTGATGGCCCTCGGCCACGCCACGGTCGACTTCTACCAGGGGGCGGTGCCCGCGCTCGTCCCCTTCCTGGTCGCCGAGCGCGGCTACGGCTACCCGGCCGCCTCCGGCATCGTTCTCGCCGCGACCCTGCTCTCCTCGGTGGTCCAGCCCCTGTTCGGGGCGCTCACCGACCGCTGGACGATGCCGTGGCTGATCCCGGTGAGCAGCCTCTGCGCGGGCGTGGGCATCGCACTGTCCGGGATCGGTGACTCGTACGTCCTCACCTGGCTCGCGGTCGCGCTCGCCGGGATCGGCGTCGCGGCCTACCACCCCGAGTCCGCGCGGCTCGCCCGCGCCGCCGGCCGGGGCGGCCACGTCGCCATGGGGTGGTACTCGCTGGGCGGCACCCTCGGCTTCGCGCTCGCGCCGGTCGTCGTCGGGCCGGTGCTCACGGCCGGGGGGCTCGGTGCGACGCCGTGGCTGGTGGTGCCCGCGGTGGCCGGGGTGCTGGGGACGGCGTCCGCGGTCCGGGTCCTCGCCCGCCGGGCGGCGGTCGGGCAGGCCGCCGCCGCCCGGTCCGCCGCGCCGGACAACTGGCCGGTGTTCCTGCGGCTTTCGGCGATCGTGGTCTGCCGCTCGGTGGTCTTCGTCGGCCTGAGCGCCTTCATCGGGCTGTACGCCCAGGAGCGCGTCGGCGGCGGTCCCGCGACCGGGTCGGCCGCGCTGTTCACCCTCTTCGCGGGCGGGGCCATGGGCACGGTCGCCGGGGGACGGCTCGCGGTGCGCTGGGGCCGGGTCCGTACCGTACGGCTCGCGTACGCCGCCTCGGTCCCGGTCGTGGCGGGCGTGGTGCTGGTGCCGGGGCCCGCGCTCTTCGTCTTCGCGGCGCTGGCGGCCGCCGTGCTGTACGTGCCGTTCTCCCTCCACGTGACCCTCGGGCAGGACTTCCTGCCGAGCCGGGTCGGCACGGCCAGTGGGGTCACGCTCGGGCTCGCGGTGAGCGTCGGGGGAGTGGTCTCGCCGGGGATCGGCGCGCTGGGGGAGGAGGCAGGGCTCGGGGTGGCGCTCGCCCCGCTGATCGGTCTGTGCGCCCTCGCCTGGTGGCTGGCGCGCGGGCTGCCCGAGCCGGATGATCCGGACGATCCGGACGCGGGAGCCTATGGGGCGAGCACCGGCAGCGCGCTCGGGACCACGTCCAGCGTGTAGCGGGCCGAGCCGGTGTACAGCAGGTCCCCGTCGTGCTCGAAGAAGAGCGGCTCGCCGTCCGTGCGCTCCACCACCACCCGGCGGCCCCGCGCGTACACCACCCCGTCCCGGCCCACATGGCTGCCGTCCCGGGCCAGGCGCACCATGTCCCGCAGCGGCAGTTCGGCGCCCGCCACACAGATGTCGAGCAGCCCGTCGTCCAGCACCGAGCGCGGCAGCGGCATGAACTGCCCGCCCCGCCGCCGCCCGCCGCCCACCAGGACCGAGACGGTCGCCCCCGACTGCACGACGACCCCGTCCACGCTCACCCTGCCCCGGTACGGCCGAAAGGCGATCATCGTCCGTGCCACCGCCGTCTGATAGCGCCGCCGGCCCGGCCCCAGCGCGTCCCGCACACTGGTGAGCGCCTGCGCGGCGAGCCCCGACGAGGCGCCGAGCAGGGCCAGTTCACCGGTCTCGGCGATCCGCGCCAGATCGACTCGGCGCACGTGCGGCGCCGACAGGGCGGCCTCCAGGGCGGCGGGCCACGGGCGGTCGGACCAGAGCTCCCGGTAGAAGGAGTTGCCGCGGCCGCCGGGCAGGACGAGCAGGGCGGCGCGCCGCTCCTCCCGCCCGGCGAGCAGACCCGTCATGATCTCGTGGGCGGTGCCGTCGCCGCCGACGCAGACCAGTACGGCCGGGCCGCCCGGCCCGCCCGCGGTGCGGGCGAGCTGCTGGGCATGGCCCGGCCGCTCTGTCACAGCCAGCTCGACGGGCGTACCGGCCCCCGCGATCCGTCGCGCGACCTCGTGAGCCATCTCCCGCGAGTACGTTCCCGCGGCTGGATTGGCCACCACCAGAACGGACTTGGGGGACGGACTCATCGACGGACACCTCGGCGCGCTCGGCGAAGCAGTGCTGTGGCGGAGAGGACAGGATTCGAACCTGCGCGGGCTGTTCGCGCCCGGCCCCGGAACACGCCCGGAACCCCCGTTCGACCTCTTCGGGTACCTCTCCCATCGTCGTACGGATGGATCCTCGCGGGGGTCGCTGAGACCCCACTGAGACGACACTGAGACGCGTGTCCTACCCGGCTCGCCACACCGTCACGCCGTCTGTCCGGCGCATGGCCCGATCCGCCCGCAGAACAACTGTCCTTGTGCCACCGGCAGTTGACTACCGGTGCGCCGGTCATTACGACGGCAGCGCGGGGGCGAGCGAAAGGCTGGGCTGTGCGATGGAGGACGACGATCCACGCTGTCTGCGCCCGGGCGAGGCCCGGACCCTGCTGGCCGGCCTCGACTGGCGGCGGGCCGTGGTGCTCAGTGGGCAGGAGGGGCGACTCGCCCGGGGCGCCGTCGTCCCCGGCTACCGGCCCCGGGTCTGGCCCGACCGGGTGGCCCGGGCGCTGCGCGAGGCCCGCCCCGGCCTCGCCTGCCTCCTGGTGCAGGCCCGGCGCGAACTCGTACTCGCCGAGGTGCGCTCCCGCCAGCTGGCCCAGGCGCTCGCCTTCCGGGCCGACCTCGCGCTGATCGCGTGCGGCGGGCCCGATGTGCGGGCGCGCCGGTTCGACGCGGATGTGGTGGAGACCGAACTCAGCCGAATTCTGGCCTCGTTGAAGGAGACGGCCTGCCGCCACACCGTGGTGGTCAGTCCCTTCGACTGGTCCGCCTCCGGCCAGGTGACCCCTGCCCAGCGCGACCGGGTGCGGTCCCGCCAGCGCCTCCTCGTGGAGCGGCTGACGATAGTGACGCTTCGTCATGGGGCGCTGCACATCGATCTGATGACGCAGCCGGACACCGACCCCGGGACGCTGTGGAGCCCGCAGCCGGGCCGCCTGAACAGCCGGGGCCACGCGCTCGCCGCAGCGGTGGTGGTACGGGCGCTGGCGGCCCGCCTCGCGCCGTAGCCCCCTCAGTCTGTCGAGCGGCGGCCCGTCTCGGCGCGGCAGGACCGGTCCAGCGCCTCGTACAGATGGTCCAGATCGGCCCGGGTGAGCACGGCGGGCGGGGCGAGACGCAGGACGTGCGGGGCCCTCGGCGCCCGGCCGGTGATCACGCCGTGCCGGACCAGCTCGATCAGCAGCCCGGCCGCCGCGTCCGGGCCGGTGAACTCGATGCCGAGGAGCAGCCCCCGCCCGCGCACCTCGCGCACCGCCCCTGCGTAGTGCCCGCGCACGATCCGGCCGGTCACCCGCAGGATCTCCTCGCCGAGCACCCGGGCCCGCCCGACCAGGTTGTCCTCGCGGAGCGCCGCGACCGCCCCGCGCGCGGCCGCCATCGCCAGCGGCGCCCCGGAGCAGGGGTACGGGTCGGCGTACGGGGCGTGGTCGAACGCGGCGGAGACCCCGGCCGTCGCCACCACCGCCGCCAGCGGGACCACCCCGCCGCCCAGCGCCCCGCCGACGAGGAGCAGATCCGGCGCGACCTCCTCGATGCCCGCGCCCCACCAGGCCCCGAGCCGCCCGAGCCCCGTGGTGGTCTCGTCGAGGGCGAGGAGCGCCCCGTACTCCCGGCACAGCGCGGCGACGCCCCGCAGAAAGCCGGGCGGCGGCAGCACCACCCCCGCACCGCCCTGGACGGGCTCGACGAAGACACACGCCCGCCCGGGCAGACCCGCGAGCATCCGCCGCAGCGCGGCCGCGTCGCCGTACGGGACCCCAGAGCCGCCCGTGGGCATCAAATCGTCGAGACACGCCTCATGTTGACTGCCCGTCATGAAAATGGCCCGGGTCCGTCCACGGGCTCGGGCCATGCGGGCTGCCAGCGTCAGGGCCTGGACGGCCGAGCCCGTGAAGTGGACCCGCTCCAGGCCCGGCGGGGCGACCGAGAGGAGCGCGTCGGCGGCGAGCGCGGACTGCGGCTCGGGGAAGAGGCCGCTCGCCACCGGGCGGTGCTCCAACTGCTCGCGGACGTGGCGCAGTACGGTCGGATGGCGCGCGCCGGTCAGGGAGATGCCGAGGCCGCCGCAGTCCAGGAACCGGCCGCCCGCGTCGGTGGTGATCCAGGCGCCCTGGGACGCCACTTCCACCTGGCCGCCGAGGAGTTCGCCGAGGGCGTGCCCCTCGCCCGTCCGGGAGCGGTACAGCCTGCGCAGTGCCTCGCGGCCGGTCCGCTGCCGGACGACCGCCGCCACCGTCATCTCCCGGTTCGCCCCCTCTCCCGAAGAACACGGGAAAGCTGCCACCGCTCGCTGAGAGGACTCTGAGACGGGACTGAGACGCGCGTGTCAGGGAATTGGGGCCCACGGCTGCCAAGATGCTCATGGCAGGGGGGAATGTCATGAGTATCGGTACGTTCGACGTTGACGGCGGCGACACGGTTTTCGGGGAATTACGCGCCTACGGCGAGAATCCCAGCGCGTTTCTCGCGATGAGCGAGGGAAAAGAGTACTTCACCGTGGCGGGCAGGCACGGAGTGATCCCTTATCGGGACACCGGCGGCCATCTGCACCAGTCCGCCGGAGTGATCGCTTCCCACGACGGCCAGGAGCCGTTGCTGCGCGCCTTCACGGAATTCGCCGCGGAACGCCGCCGTAAAATAGTGGCCACCCGGCTGCGGCGCCCGGAAGCCGAACTCTTCTCGCGCTGCGGCTTCACCGTGAACCAGGCGGGCTCGTCCTATTCGGTCTACCTTCCCGAATTCCGCCTCGGCGGCCCGCGCCTGGCCGAGCTGCGCCTCGCGGTGTCCCGGGCGTGGCTGGCGGGGGTCGAAGCGGCCGAAGTCGCTGAAGTGGCGTACGAGGACATCGCGGCCGGGACGGCCGAAGCAGCCGACGGGCGGCGGGTGTTCGCCGGCCGGATCGGGGACGAGGTCGTCGCGTCCCTCACGTATCTGCCGGTCTTCGGTACCCGCCCCGGCTGGCTGCACCACACCGCGCACCGGGTGCCGGGCGCGCCCGAGGGCGCCCTGGAAGCGGTCAACCTGGAGGCGATACGGGTCTTCGGGGCCGAGGAGGCGCAGTGGCTGCACCTCGGCTTCACCCCGTTCGCCGGACTCTGCGCGCAGTACGAGCTGGGGTCCGCCGGCGTGCTCGCGGCGCGGCTGCTGCGGCTGGCCGCCGAGCGCGGCGAGTGGCGGCACGCGGCGGCCGGGCGGCTGGCCTATCAGCGGATCTGGGATCCGCATCTGGTGCAGCCCGGCTATCTGGCGTGGCAGGGCCGGGCGGCCGCCGGGGCGCTGGCCGAGCTGCTGCGGCTGGCCAAGTCGCCCTGACGGACGCCCTGATGGGGCCCTGGCGGTCAGAGGGCTACCGGCTCCCTTCGCAGGATGTCCTGGAAGCGGGCGCGCAGCGCGTCCCCGGGCTCCAGACCGAGGTTGTGCGAGAGCCGCTGCCGGGTGCGGTGGTACGCGTCGAGTGCCTCGGCCTGCCGCCCCGACCGGTACAGCGCGGTGATGAACTGCTCGCAGAACCGTTCGCGCAGTGGGTACTGGGCGTGCAGCTGCTGGAGTTCGGTGATCACCTCGCGGTGCCTGCCGAGGTCGAGCTCGGCGTCGAAGAGGTGCTCGTACGCCATGAGGCGCACCTCGGTGAGCCGGGTGTAGGCGAGCCGGCTGATCATGCCCTGGCCGGTGTCGAGGAGCGCGGGCCCGCGCCACAGCGCCAGGGCCTCGGTGAGCAGTCGGACCACGCGCTCCGGCGACGCCCGGCGCGCGGCCGTGGCCTGTCGCACCAGGGCGGTGAACAGCGAGGCGTCGACGTCCCGTTCGGGCAGCGACAGCGCATAGCCGAAGCTGGACGTCTGGATGAGGCCGCGCAGCCCGTCGCGCCCCGTACGGGACTCGATGATGCGGCGCAGCCGGGCGACATGGCCCTGGAGCGAGTTCTCCGCGTTGCGCGGGAGTTCCTCTCCCCACAGCTCGTCGATGAGATCGTGACGTGAGACGGGCCGGTTGGGCGACAGGGCCAGTGCGGCCACGATCGCCCTGAGCTTCTCGCCGGGAATCCGGAAGGTGAGATGGCCGTCGGTGATTTCCAAAGATCCGAGCAGGCGAACTTTCAACGTGCTTCCCCCGTGCTTCGTGCTGAATCCTATGACTCCGCCGACGCCAGATAGGGATCTTCCGGCAGCGCCGGTGGATTTGGATGATCTCCGCTCGAAGAGCGGCGATCTTACCCCGTAACGAACATGGATGAAGAGTATTTGTCGCTTCTGACACGGTCAACGCAATTGAAAGTCGAGTGACCCACTGTGAGGGGGCTCACGCGGGAGCGCGCCCACGGTCCGGCGCGATTCAGCCGACGAGCCGGAGCGCGGTGTCCGACCGCCCCACGCTCACCGTCTGACCCCACGTCAACTCCAGTGCGTCGGACTCGATTCCGTCGCCGAAGGCGACGAGGCGGTCCGACTCGACGGTGAGACGCAGCCGCTCGGCGCTCTCAAGTACCCCTTCCACCAGGCTCGTTCCGGTCGTGGGTGAGGGCCAGGCCTCCCGTACGAACCAGATGAGCCGGGGGTCGGCCGGGCCCGGCAGTGCGAGGTGGCTGCCGCGCTGCTGCCACAGCGAGCGCAGCCAGCCCGTGGACCCGGTGCCGGTGCCCACCAGGAGGCCGGACGACGCCTGGGGCTCCGGGGCGGCGGCCGGGTCGTCGGGGCCAAGCCGGTAGCGGGCGGTCTGGTGGCCCGGCGGGCCCAGATAGATCTCGTTCAGCGCGAGCAGCCGCTGGGTGTCGTCCGCGACCGCCTCCACCATGGTCAGCTCGTCGGCGCGGGTCGCGGCGGCGCTCGGCAGCAACTTGGCGGCGTCGGCCGGGCGGTGGCGCACCAGCACGCCCGGGTTGCGGCCCGGGTCGGTGTCGATGCCGACCACGGGCTGGCCCGACAGGTACTTGGCCGCGTTGGCGACCAGCCCGTCCTGCCCGACCACCACGACCACGTCCTCCGGGGCGAACAGGAACCGGTCCAGATCGGCGCGCTCCACCCGCGACTGCCGCCACTGGAGCGGCACGGCCGCCGCCACCTCGGCGAGCGCCCGCCGGGTGCGGTGGTGGCGCTCGGCCACCTCGTCCAGGGAGCGCCCGCGCGAGGCGAGGAAGAACGCGGCCTGGCCGTGGGTGCCGTGCCGGGCCAGCAACTCCTCGTACTCCGTGGTGCGGTGGACGAGCACCGCGCGCGGCGCGAGGCTCACCGCTCCTCCCCGGCCGGGCGGGCCAGCTTGGCGAGCAGTCCGGTGAGCACGTCGGGGGAGAGGGTGAGGCTGTCGATCCGGGGCAGGTTCTCGGCCAGCCGGGTCGCGGTGAGCGCGTGGAGCGTCGCCGTGTCGGCGTCGGCGTGCACACGCAGCCAGGCGGCCTGCGCCTGGGCGCGGGCCTCGCCGGTCGTGCGGGCCGCCTCGGCCTCGGCCCGGGCGAGCCGGACCGTACGGGCGGCCTCGGCCTCGGCGCGCACACCGTCGGCGGCCGCGTTCTCCTCGGCCTCGCGGCGGGCGTTGGTGCCGCGCTGCTCGACCAACTGCTCTTCCCTGCGGGCGAGTTCGATCCTGCTGGCGAGCTCGTTCTCGGCGATGGTGCGCTCGCGCTCGACGGCCACGGCCCGGCGCTCGTACGTCGCCCGGTCGGCCTCCTGCTGGATCTGCTCCCGGGCCGGGGTGCGCAGCGCCCGCTCCACCTCCGGCTCGGGCCGGATGGCGACCACCCGAACCGCCACCACCTCGATGCCGGTGGCGGGCAGCCGGGGCTCGGCCGCGAGCCCGTCCGAGATCCGCTCGCGCACCGAGGCCACCCCGTCGACGAGGGCCGCCGCGAGCGGGGTGCGGGCGAGCACGTCGAGCGCGTGCTGCTGGGCGGTCTCGGTGAGCAGGGTGGACAGCTGCTCCAGCGGGGCGCCGCGCCAGACGCCGCTGTCCGGGTCGATCGAGAAGTCGAGCCGGGCGGCGGCGACCGCCGGGTCACTGATCCGGTACGTGACGGTGGACTGCACCGTGACGTCCTGGAAGTCGGAGGTCCGGGCGTGGAAGGCCATCGCCAACTCCCGGTCGTCGACCGGTACTTCGGAGAGCGCCGCGGTCAGTGGCCGGAACCAGAAGCTGAGCCCGGGCCCGTCGTGGACGAGCCGGCCGCGCTTGTGGTGGCGGATGTGGGCGGTGGGCGCGGAGCGTGCGTGCCGCCAGCCGAAACGGCGGTTGATGTCGGCCATGGTGGGGACCCCCTTGTTTTCGTCACAGCGACGATATTGGGTATCGCCGATATCGTCAAGGCGACGAAATGGGCGCCCCGCGGCCACGGTTTTACCCGTCCGGTATCCGCGAAGCCGTTGACATGTACCGGCCGCGTCATGAATCTTAATGCTCGAAACTCCACGGTTCCAAGCATGAATGCGCATGCACTGCACCCTCGTTGTTCGGAAGTAGCTTCGGAATCAGCTCGGTACGAACGGAGAACACTCCTTGCGGAATCTTCGACACCGCCGGGGGAGAGTGGCCGCCGCCGTGCTCGCGGCGGCCGCGCTCACCCTCACCGCGCTCACGGTCCCGGCCGCCACGGCGGCCGACGCCACCCCACCCGCAGGCACCCTCGACGGCGCCTCCAAGAGCCTCACCTGGCAGAGCCCCGTCTACCCCAAGGGCACGGTCGGCTCGCCCGACAAGTGCGGAACCCCCGCCGAGGACCCGGGCAACGCCGTCTGCGCCCGCTTCGACCTGACGGTGAACCCGCCGGCCGGCGAGTGGGACGACAACCCCGAGGGCGGCGTCCCCGTCTCCATCCAGTGGGAGAAGCCCACCGACGACTTCGACCTCTACATCTACGACTCGGCGGGCAAGAAGGTCGCCGAGAGCGCCGGGACCGCCGACCCCGAGGCCACCGTCATCCCCAAGGCGTCGGGCACGTACCACGTGGTCGTCGTCCCGTACGACGTGCACGACAACTCCTTCACGGGCAAGGCCTATCTGCCCGAGGCGAGCGACGCCGGGAACCTCACCGGCTTCAGCGGCGGGCACGGTACGTACGAGATCGCGGCGGGCGCGCTCAAGGCCCGCGCCGAGTTCTTCGAGGACGACACCCTGCGGCTGCAGGCGTCCCCCGACGGCGTCCTCGCGGACCCGCCGGGCAGCCGCATGATCCAGCACCAGCCGAAGCCGCGGCGGGCGACCAGCTCCTTCGACGCGGGCGCCTATTACGGCATCCGCGCCCAGGACACCGTCCTGCGCGTCTACAAGAAGCCCCTGCGGTTCGGGCTCTACAAGGCCGACAACCGCACCGCGATCTGGCAGGAGGCCGACCCGCTGCGCTGGACCAGCGGCGGTCTGCGCCAGAGCCTGACGCGCGGCGCCACGGAGCAGTTCTTCGGCGGTGGCGAGCAGAACGGCAGCTTCTCGCACCGCGACCAGGTGATGAACGTGGGCAACAACACCAACTGGAACGAGGGTGGCTACAACAACTCCCAGCCGTTCTACGTCTCCTCGTCGGGCTACGGCGTCTTCCGCAACACCTTCGCGCCGGGCGTCTACGACTTCGGCCCCCACGTCCGCACCGGCCAGCAGGAACGCCGCCTGGACGCCTACTACTTCACGGGTGACGTGAAGTCCGTGATCGGCAAGTACACCTCGCTGGTGGGCAAGCCGTTCATGCCGCCGGTGTACGGGCTCGAACCCGGCGACTCCGACTGCTATCTGCACAACGCCAACCGGGGCGAGCGGCACACCCTGGACGCGCTCAAGGTCGCCGACGGCTATGTGCAGAACCAGATGCCGCTCGGCTGGATGCTCGTCAACGACGGCTACGGCTGCGGCTACGAGAACCTCGCCGAGACCGGCCAGGGCCTCAACGCCCGGGGCGCCCAGCTGGGCCTGTGGACCCAGGACGGCCTCGACAAGCTCGCCGAGCAGGTCAAGGCGGGCCAGCGGGTCGCCAAGCTCGACGTCGCCTGGGTCGGCAACGGCTACGGCTTCGCCCTCAACGCCTGCGACCAGGCGAAGGCCGGCATCGAGGACAACAGCGACGCCCGCGGCTTCGTCTGGCTGCCGGTCTCCTGGGCGGGCGCCCAGCGCTGCGGCGTCCTGTGGAGCGGCGACCAGAAGCTGAGCTGGGACTACATCCGCTGGCAGATCCCCACCTACGCGGGCGCCACGCTCTCCGGCATCGCCTACAACACCGGTGACGTGGGCAGCATCTTCGCCCACGACCCGAAGATGTACGCCCGCGACCTCCAGTGGAAGGCGTTCCTGCCCGCGATCATGACCATGGACGGCTGGTCGAGCGACCTCACCACGCACAAGCCGCACGATCAGCAGCCGTGGCTGGACGGCGAGCCGTACACCTCCATCAACCGCAAGTACCTCCAGCTGAAGGAGCGGCTCATCCCGTACATGTACGGGCTCTCCAAGGAGGCGACGAAGACCGGCGTCGGCGCGGTCCGGCCGCTCTCCCTGGAATACCCGGACGACCCCAACACGCTCGGCCCGAACGCCAAGTACGAGTTCCTGGCGGGCCCGGACTTCCTGGTCGCCCCGGTCTACAGCGACACGGAGGTACGCGACGGCATCTATCTGCCCAAGGGCACCTGGACGGACTACTGGACCGGCCGGACCTACCAGGGCCCGACCACGATCAACGGCTACAAGGCGCCGCTCGACACGCTCCCGCTGTTCGTCAAGGGCGGCTCGATCGTCCCGATGTGGCCCAAGGGCACACTGTCCTGGCAGACCCGTGACAAGGGCGAGCTGGACTACGACGTCTACCCGCAGGCGGGGAAGTCCGCGTACACGCTGTACGAGGACGACGGCGTGACCCGGCAGTTCGCCCAGGGCTCCTCGGCCACGCAGAAGGTCGAGGTGCGCTCGACCGGCCGCGGTTCGGTCATCGAGGTCGGCCCCAGTGTGGGGAGTTACACGGGCAAGCCCGCCGCTCGCGCGTACCGCTTCACCGTGCACGCGAAGGCGGCGCCCGGCGCCGTCGCGGTCGGCGGTCAGCGACTGCACCGCTACGGCTCGGCGCAGGAGCTGGCGGCGGCGGGGCCCGGGTGGTTCTACGACGCCAGGACCGGTGTGACGGAGGTGAGGACCGCCTCGGTCCCGACCGCGCACGGCTTCACGGTCACGCTCGGCTGAGATCCGGCCGTACGCCAGGGGCCGCACCGGAGTCTTCGGTGCGGCCCTTCGCCGTCAGTGCGCCGCCGCCGGGTGGGTGCGCGCGTAGTGGCGGCGGGCGCGATCGCGGTTGCCGCAGTCGCCGGAGCTGCACCAGCGGCGGGTGCCCGCGCGCGTACGGTCCAGGAAGAACCAGCCGCAGCCGGGTCCCGCGCAGCGCCGCACCCGGGAGGCGCCGGGCCCGGAGAGCAGTTCCTCGGCGCGCAGGGCGAGGGCGTGGCGCAGATCCGTGAGGTCCCGGGCGCCGGGCTCCCACCGCAACGGCAGCCGGGGCGGCAGAGCGGCCGCCTCGCGGGCCCGCAGCAGCGCGAGGCGCAGTGCCTGCCAGGCGGGCGCGGGCGGCGCCTGCCCGTCCGTGACGGCGTCCAGGACCGCTTCGAGCGCGCCGCGAAGTTCGAGCAGCCCGGCCAACTCGCCGTCCCCTGTGGGGAGTTCATCGTCCGGGACGGCCGGAAAGACCTCCGCCGTCACCGCCCAGCGCAGCCAGCCCTCCGTACCGCTCACGCGATCGACCCGGCGGTCCGCGTCGGTGCGCCAGGCCACGGTGTTGACGAAGTCCAGGACCGGGTGGCCGCCGATGAAGGAGGGCTGTTTCTCACTCACCGGCCCATCGTATGCGGGGGGTCGGAAAACATAACGAGCTAAACAGCTTTTACTTGTTAGTGTGCCCGTATGGACACTCAACTGCCGGACCGGGGCGGGGCGATGCCGCGCGACCGCTTCCACGCGGGACTCAGAGCCGGAGCCGGGCTCGCCGCGGCCGCGTTCCTGCTGGCCATCAGCTTCGGCGCGATCAGCCAGGCGCAGGGCTGGGGCCCCGTCGCCCCGGTCGTCTGCTCGCTGGTCGTCTTCTCGGGCTCGGCGCAGTTCGCGCTGGCCGCAACCCTTGGCGCGGGCGGCGGGGTGGTCGCGGCCGTCGTCGCTGCGGCCCTGGTCAATGTGCGGTACGTGCCGATGGGCATAGCCGTGGCCCGGGATCTGCGCGGCGGCCCGCTGCGCCGCGCGGTGGAGGGGCAGGCGGTGGTCGACGGCTCCTGGGCCGCCGCGCACCTCGGCGGCGGACGGTTCGACCGGGCGTTCCTCTTCGGCGCGACCGCCGTCCAGTGGCCCGCCTGGGTGGCGGGCACCGCACTGGGCGTCGTGGTGGCCCCGGACCCCGCACTCGTGCACCGGCTCGGCCTCGATGTGCTCACGCCCGGCCTCTTCCTGATCCTGCTCTTCGACGAGGTGCGCCGCGACCGCGCGGGCCGGCTGCCCGCCGCCCTCGGCGGGGCCGTCGCCGCGGCGCTGCTCCTGGTCCTGCCGACCGGCCCGGCCCTGATCGGCGCGGCAGCCGCGGCGCTGCTCGCCCTGCGCACCACCCGGGAGGCCGTCCGATGATCGTCTGGACCGCGATCGGCACCGTCGCGGTGCTCGGCTTCGCGCTCAAGGGAGTCGGGCCCGCGCTGCTCGGCGGCCGTGAACTGCCCCCGCGCACCCGCTCGATGCTCGCCCAGCTGGCGCCCGCGCTGCTCGCCGGGTTCGTCGTGGTGGCGGTCGCGGGCCGGGACTGGGCGGCCGTCGACGGCACGGTCCTGGGCGGCCTCGCCGTCGCACTCGTCCTGCGGCTGGGCCGGGCCCCGCTGCCGGTGGCCATGCTGGGCGCGGTGGTGGCGACGGCCCTGCTCAGAGTGCTGACAGGGTAAGAAGCTGACGGTATGTCGGATCTTCTCAGACCGGCACGTGGGCCGGTTCCGGGGTGCGCGGGGCCGGGACCTGCACCGGCTCGGCGCCGGTCAGCATGAGCACACCGCGCGCGGCGACCACTGCCGCGGCTGCCGCCGTGAGCCAGCCGAGCGGCCCGCCGTGGAACCGCTCGCCGAGCAGTGCCACGCCGATCACGGAGGCCGCGGCCGGGTTGG
Protein-coding sequences here:
- a CDS encoding SPFH domain-containing protein, whose amino-acid sequence is MADINRRFGWRHARSAPTAHIRHHKRGRLVHDGPGLSFWFRPLTAALSEVPVDDRELAMAFHARTSDFQDVTVQSTVTYRISDPAVAAARLDFSIDPDSGVWRGAPLEQLSTLLTETAQQHALDVLARTPLAAALVDGVASVRERISDGLAAEPRLPATGIEVVAVRVVAIRPEPEVERALRTPAREQIQQEADRATYERRAVAVERERTIAENELASRIELARREEQLVEQRGTNARREAEENAAADGVRAEAEAARTVRLARAEAEAARTTGEARAQAQAAWLRVHADADTATLHALTATRLAENLPRIDSLTLSPDVLTGLLAKLARPAGEER
- a CDS encoding TIM-barrel domain-containing protein gives rise to the protein MRNLRHRRGRVAAAVLAAAALTLTALTVPAATAADATPPAGTLDGASKSLTWQSPVYPKGTVGSPDKCGTPAEDPGNAVCARFDLTVNPPAGEWDDNPEGGVPVSIQWEKPTDDFDLYIYDSAGKKVAESAGTADPEATVIPKASGTYHVVVVPYDVHDNSFTGKAYLPEASDAGNLTGFSGGHGTYEIAAGALKARAEFFEDDTLRLQASPDGVLADPPGSRMIQHQPKPRRATSSFDAGAYYGIRAQDTVLRVYKKPLRFGLYKADNRTAIWQEADPLRWTSGGLRQSLTRGATEQFFGGGEQNGSFSHRDQVMNVGNNTNWNEGGYNNSQPFYVSSSGYGVFRNTFAPGVYDFGPHVRTGQQERRLDAYYFTGDVKSVIGKYTSLVGKPFMPPVYGLEPGDSDCYLHNANRGERHTLDALKVADGYVQNQMPLGWMLVNDGYGCGYENLAETGQGLNARGAQLGLWTQDGLDKLAEQVKAGQRVAKLDVAWVGNGYGFALNACDQAKAGIEDNSDARGFVWLPVSWAGAQRCGVLWSGDQKLSWDYIRWQIPTYAGATLSGIAYNTGDVGSIFAHDPKMYARDLQWKAFLPAIMTMDGWSSDLTTHKPHDQQPWLDGEPYTSINRKYLQLKERLIPYMYGLSKEATKTGVGAVRPLSLEYPDDPNTLGPNAKYEFLAGPDFLVAPVYSDTEVRDGIYLPKGTWTDYWTGRTYQGPTTINGYKAPLDTLPLFVKGGSIVPMWPKGTLSWQTRDKGELDYDVYPQAGKSAYTLYEDDGVTRQFAQGSSATQKVEVRSTGRGSVIEVGPSVGSYTGKPAARAYRFTVHAKAAPGAVAVGGQRLHRYGSAQELAAAGPGWFYDARTGVTEVRTASVPTAHGFTVTLG
- a CDS encoding CGNR zinc finger domain-containing protein, with protein sequence MSEKQPSFIGGHPVLDFVNTVAWRTDADRRVDRVSGTEGWLRWAVTAEVFPAVPDDELPTGDGELAGLLELRGALEAVLDAVTDGQAPPAPAWQALRLALLRAREAAALPPRLPLRWEPGARDLTDLRHALALRAEELLSGPGASRVRRCAGPGCGWFFLDRTRAGTRRWCSSGDCGNRDRARRHYARTHPAAAH
- a CDS encoding AzlC family ABC transporter permease encodes the protein MDTQLPDRGGAMPRDRFHAGLRAGAGLAAAAFLLAISFGAISQAQGWGPVAPVVCSLVVFSGSAQFALAATLGAGGGVVAAVVAAALVNVRYVPMGIAVARDLRGGPLRRAVEGQAVVDGSWAAAHLGGGRFDRAFLFGATAVQWPAWVAGTALGVVVAPDPALVHRLGLDVLTPGLFLILLFDEVRRDRAGRLPAALGGAVAAALLLVLPTGPALIGAAAAALLALRTTREAVR
- a CDS encoding AzlD domain-containing protein, with the protein product MIVWTAIGTVAVLGFALKGVGPALLGGRELPPRTRSMLAQLAPALLAGFVVVAVAGRDWAAVDGTVLGGLAVALVLRLGRAPLPVAMLGAVVATALLRVLTG